In a genomic window of Gloeocapsopsis dulcis:
- a CDS encoding GAF domain-containing protein: protein MQRPQPETVTLNDVLITEELFKRSPRPPNLQAENQALRSLAQQMARDSQSLMQTLLDTALELCQAGTAGVSLLETTPDGEETFRWTVLAGTLAHYVGGSAPRNFSPCGVCLDQGTPVLFSHPERYFTYFQAANTPVVEGLVLPLVADHHVLGMIWIMSHDEQRQFDSEDVRIMTSLADFTATALHLNQRQTGELLAANAALAAKVEEHRQAEDQARALISNLPGGAAFVVDRNLRYLLAEGEALAIAGFKPEDLVGKTIFEVLPPDLAASYEVLYRQALAGEPFEHEHHAHDRFYISRGKPLRSANGEVYAVLVVSYDITERRQAEAAAAAEIEDTQRLRELGARLVSEDDIQTLYQEIVATAIALTHADAGTIQILEEETQEILLLASQGLEQKTVEYFYRLDASSNTVCGIALATRKRAMINYDVPASVDPGGSLQKLVEAGFLCGQSTPLISRSGRAIGMVSTHWGKHHRPTERELRFLDLLARQAADLIEQRQAQVALRESEEMFRTLTDTAPALIWFNDAQGNNRFINQHFLDFTGKSAEQIGGEGWHELVHPDEAELYIADYLAAVREQRSWQNRNRIRRHDGVWRWHDNYAQPLFSADGVYLGHVGVTIDNTDAIKAEIARRKSEDQQAFLLKLSDALRPLSDPAEIQGAATRLLCEHFDVGWCYYSEFDETGTIATILRDAMKEGLPSMVGVHDLSDVPEFTDFLHTGSVFNAPDISTFPLFNQRIVERYTAAGMESALGTPLVKNERLIALLVLIDTSPREWTDDTIALLEDVADRTWAALERARAEAALHESEAKYRSLFTMMNQGFCIIEKIETAGGQPSDFRYLTVNSAFEHHTGMHDVVGRTIREFVPDAEQRIVDIYDEVVRTGQHQHFEDYVSALDLWIDAEVFPAQMPGQIAVLFSNVSERNRSSERLRSAAEMDAFRVKLSDALRSLTDTVQIQAEASRLLGEHLGVDRAYYVEVNEAEGYTRVN, encoded by the coding sequence ATGCAACGACCTCAGCCTGAAACCGTCACACTCAATGACGTTTTAATTACAGAGGAGCTATTCAAACGCTCTCCCCGTCCACCCAACTTGCAAGCGGAGAATCAGGCACTGCGATCGCTAGCTCAGCAGATGGCACGAGATTCACAAAGCCTGATGCAAACCCTGCTAGATACGGCGCTGGAATTATGTCAGGCAGGTACAGCAGGCGTTAGCTTACTGGAAACCACACCGGACGGAGAAGAAACCTTTCGCTGGACTGTGTTGGCTGGAACTCTAGCCCATTATGTTGGCGGTAGCGCTCCTCGCAACTTTAGCCCCTGTGGGGTTTGTCTCGATCAGGGTACTCCTGTCCTTTTTTCTCATCCCGAACGGTATTTCACCTACTTCCAAGCAGCGAATACCCCAGTTGTAGAAGGGTTGGTGTTGCCTCTCGTTGCTGATCACCATGTCCTCGGCATGATCTGGATTATGTCGCACGATGAGCAGCGGCAGTTTGACTCAGAAGACGTGCGAATCATGACCAGTCTGGCAGACTTTACCGCCACAGCTCTGCACTTGAATCAGCGCCAAACGGGTGAATTGCTGGCTGCTAACGCAGCTTTGGCGGCAAAAGTTGAGGAACACAGACAGGCAGAAGATCAAGCGCGGGCTTTAATCTCCAATCTTCCAGGTGGAGCGGCATTTGTCGTCGATCGCAATCTCCGCTATTTGTTGGCGGAAGGAGAAGCATTAGCGATCGCCGGATTCAAACCCGAAGATTTAGTTGGCAAAACTATTTTCGAGGTGCTGCCGCCCGACTTAGCCGCGAGTTATGAGGTGCTGTACCGTCAAGCGCTAGCGGGAGAGCCGTTTGAACATGAGCACCATGCTCACGATCGCTTCTACATCTCACGGGGCAAGCCTTTGCGTTCTGCAAACGGTGAAGTCTACGCCGTGCTGGTCGTCTCCTATGACATTACCGAACGCAGACAAGCCGAAGCCGCTGCTGCTGCCGAGATCGAAGATACCCAACGGCTGCGCGAACTGGGTGCCCGACTGGTGAGTGAAGACGACATTCAAACACTGTATCAAGAGATTGTGGCAACGGCGATCGCGCTCACCCACGCCGATGCTGGGACAATTCAAATTTTGGAAGAAGAAACTCAAGAAATATTATTGCTTGCTAGTCAAGGCTTAGAACAAAAGACAGTCGAGTATTTCTATCGTCTTGACGCTAGTTCCAATACTGTCTGTGGCATTGCTCTTGCAACTCGAAAACGGGCAATGATTAATTATGATGTACCCGCAAGTGTTGACCCCGGTGGTTCGCTGCAAAAGCTCGTAGAGGCAGGATTTCTCTGCGGACAGTCAACCCCCCTAATTTCCCGTTCGGGCAGAGCGATCGGTATGGTTTCGACCCACTGGGGCAAACACCATCGACCGACAGAACGGGAACTGCGCTTTCTCGATTTACTCGCCCGCCAAGCTGCCGATCTAATTGAGCAGCGGCAAGCCCAAGTCGCCTTGCGCGAGTCTGAGGAAATGTTTCGCACGCTGACGGACACGGCACCTGCCCTTATCTGGTTTAACGACGCGCAGGGCAATAATCGTTTTATCAATCAACATTTCCTGGACTTCACGGGCAAGAGCGCAGAACAGATTGGCGGTGAGGGTTGGCACGAGCTGGTTCATCCGGATGAAGCCGAACTTTACATCGCCGATTATTTGGCGGCAGTCCGCGAACAGCGATCGTGGCAAAATCGCAACCGCATCCGTCGGCATGATGGGGTGTGGCGGTGGCACGACAATTATGCCCAACCGCTCTTTAGTGCCGATGGCGTTTATCTCGGTCACGTTGGCGTGACGATCGACAATACGGATGCGATCAAAGCTGAAATCGCCCGACGTAAAAGTGAAGATCAGCAGGCATTTTTGCTAAAGCTCAGTGACGCACTGCGCCCGCTCTCCGACCCCGCAGAGATTCAGGGCGCAGCAACCCGCCTGCTTTGCGAACACTTCGATGTCGGCTGGTGCTACTACAGCGAGTTCGATGAGACCGGCACGATTGCCACAATTTTGCGAGATGCCATGAAGGAAGGCTTGCCGTCGATGGTCGGCGTTCATGATCTCTCGGACGTGCCGGAGTTTACCGATTTCCTGCACACGGGAAGCGTGTTCAACGCCCCGGACATCTCCACTTTTCCGTTGTTCAACCAGCGCATCGTCGAGCGTTACACCGCAGCCGGTATGGAGTCGGCTCTGGGTACGCCACTCGTCAAGAACGAGCGGCTGATCGCGCTCTTAGTGCTGATCGATACGTCGCCGCGCGAATGGACAGATGACACGATCGCGCTCTTAGAGGACGTTGCCGATCGCACCTGGGCAGCACTGGAACGCGCCCGCGCCGAAGCAGCCTTGCACGAGTCGGAAGCAAAATATCGATCGCTGTTCACGATGATGAATCAGGGCTTTTGCATCATCGAGAAGATCGAGACTGCTGGAGGGCAACCGAGCGACTTCCGATACCTCACCGTGAATTCGGCATTTGAGCATCATACGGGGATGCACGATGTGGTCGGCAGGACAATCCGCGAGTTTGTGCCGGATGCGGAGCAACGGATCGTGGATATCTATGATGAAGTGGTGCGAACGGGGCAGCATCAACACTTCGAGGACTATGTCTCGGCACTAGACCTGTGGATCGATGCAGAGGTTTTCCCCGCTCAGATGCCAGGACAGATCGCGGTTCTATTTAGCAATGTCTCGGAGCGCAACCGTTCTTCCGAGCGTTTGCGCTCCGCTGCCGAGATGGATGCGTTTCGGGTCAAGTTGTCGGATGCGCTGCGATCGCTCACCGACACGGTGCAAATTCAGGCGGAAGCTAGTCGGCTGCTGGGCGAACATTTAGGCGTTGACCGCGCCTACTACGTCGAAGTCAATGAGGCGGAGGGTTACACGCGCGTCAATTAA
- a CDS encoding XisI protein, with protein sequence MDRVTQYRKIVQDFLRDFAADDPEAQLVFDTERDHYLVMHIGWRSDYRIYGCAMQLDLVEGKVWIQHNSTEIFVDRELIQRGVAPQDIVLGFRSPKVRERLAAALQSNVGIDS encoded by the coding sequence ATGGATCGAGTAACCCAATATCGCAAAATTGTGCAAGATTTCTTGAGAGATTTTGCCGCTGATGATCCAGAAGCCCAATTAGTTTTTGATACTGAGCGTGATCATTACCTCGTCATGCATATCGGTTGGCGTAGCGATTACCGCATCTATGGTTGTGCCATGCAACTTGATCTAGTTGAAGGCAAAGTTTGGATTCAGCACAATAGCACTGAGATTTTTGTTGATCGAGAGCTAATTCAGCGGGGTGTTGCACCTCAAGACATTGTTTTAGGATTCCGATCTCCCAAAGTGAGAGAACGTCTTGCTGCTGCTTTACAAAGTAATGTTGGTATCGATTCTTAG